A single Callithrix jacchus isolate 240 chromosome 4, calJac240_pri, whole genome shotgun sequence DNA region contains:
- the LOC103790504 gene encoding uncharacterized protein LOC103790504 — MTTSMKATGLPGREPGPPGLFLLGPWFSSPHRSSFLSNFRLVLSNFRLNLSNFRLVLSNFHLVLSNFHLNLSNFRLNLSNLRLVLSNLRLNLSNLRLNLSNFRLNLSNLRLVLGNFRLVLSNLRLVLSNLRLNLSNLRLVLSNLRLVLSNLRLNLSNLRLVLSNLRLNLSNLRLVLSNLRLVLSNLRLNLSNLLLVLSNLRATSAWSRATSEQPPPGPEQPPSNLRLVPSNLRATSAWSRATSKQPPPGPEQPPPGPEQPPPGPGQPPPGPGQPPPAPGQPPPGPEQPPPEPEQPPPGPEHLPPGPEHLPPGPEQLPPGPEQLPPCPEQLPPEPEQLPPWPEHPSLPFLCPSTPSEWRPPLLLGSWWVRREEG, encoded by the coding sequence ATGACCACCTCCATGAAGGCCACTGGTCTTCCAGGAAGGGAGCCAGGCCCCCCAGGCCTCTTTCTCCTGGGGCCGTGGTTCAGCAGCCCCCATAGAAGCTCATTTCTGAGCAACTTCCGCCTGGTCCTGAGCAACTTCCGCCTGAACCTGAGCAACTTCCGCCTGGTCCTGAGCAACTTCCACCTGGTCCTGAGCAACTTCCACCTGAACCTGAGCAACTTCCGCCTGAACCTGAGCAACCTCCGCCTGGTCCTGAGCAACCTCCGCCTGAACCTGAGCAACCTCCGCCTGAACCTGAGCAACTTCCGCCTGAACCTGAGCAACCTCCGCCTGGTCCTGGGCAACTTCCGCCTGGTCCTGAGCAACCTCCGCCTGGTCCTGAGCAACCTCCGCCTGAACCTGAGCAACCTCCGCCTGGTCCTGAGCAACCTCCGCCTGGTCCTGAGCAACCTCCGCCTGAACCTGAGCAACCTCCGCCTGGTCCTGAGCAACCTCCGCCTGAACCTGAGCAACCTCCGCCTGGTCCTGAGCAACCTCCGCCTGGTCCTGAGCAACCTCCGCCTGAACCTGAGCAACCTCCTCCTGGTCCTGAGCAACCTCCGAGCAACCTCCGCCTGGTCCCGAGCAACCTCCGAGCAACCTCCGCCTGGTCCCGAGCAACCTCCGAGCAACCTCCGCCTGGTCCCGAGCAACCTCCGAGCAACCTCCGCCTGGTCCCGAGCAACCTCCAAGCAACCTCCGCCTGGTCCCGAGCAACCTCCGCCTGGTCCCGAGCAACCTCCGCCTGGTCCCGGGCAACCTCCTCCTGGTCCCGGGCAACCTCCGCCTGCACCCGGGCAACCTCCGCCTGGTCCTGAGCAACCTCCGCCTGAGCCTGAGCAACCTCCGCCTGGTCCTGAGCACCTTCCGCCTGGTCCTGAGCACCTTCCGCCTGGTCCTGAGCAACTTCCGCCTGGTCCTGAGCAACTTCCGCCTTGTCCTGAGCAACTTCCGCCTGAGCCTGAGCAACTTCCGCCTTGGCCTGAgcacccctcccttccttttctgtgTCCTTCCACGCCCAGCGAATGGAGACCTCCACTTCTTCTTGGCAGCTGGTGGgtcaggagggaggaggggtaG